The Lewinellaceae bacterium DNA window TTTCCGGTCGGGTTTGTGCCGGTAAGCAATCCTCGCTACCCTTACATCCTCGGGGCGATTGGACTGCTTATCCTCCTTCTTGCCGGAATAAACTTCACCACCCTTGCTGTGGGAAGATCCATGACCCGGGCCAAGGAGGTAGGCATCCGCAAGACCACTGGTGCCACCCGTGGTCAGTTGATCGGCCAATATTGGGTTGAATCGGTATTGACCGCCACGATAGCCGTTATTGCCGGTTTTATTGTCGCAAGAGTTTTACTCCCGTATTTCAATGAACTGTCAGACAAACATCTTAACCTTTCCCTCAATGGTAACATGATTTTATTCCTGGGAGCACTGGCTTTATTGACCGGTTTACTGGCCGGTATTTATCCCGCTATGATCGTATCCGGGTTTAAGCCCATTCAGGCCTTACAGGGGAATAATAATACCGGTAAACAGCAAAAATTTGGGACTTTAAGAGGGTTGGTGGGGGCCCAGTTTACCATTTCCATTTTATTGATCATCTGTACCTGGACCATGTCCCAGCAATTGCACTTCCTGCAAAATAAAGATCTCGGATATAACCATGATCAATTGGTTGTTATTCCCTACCTGGAAGAAAAAAGTTTCATTGCGGACATGTTTGAGTCTGGTAAGGCACTCCGGCAACGCATCCTTACGGAGCTCGGATCAGAAAGCGGGGTTCAGGACATAGGTGTCTCTACCAATGCACTGGGCACCCCCGGCTGGGTGAAACTGGGGTATACCGATGCTCAATCACGGCAGTTCCGGCAATTTACCACGACGGCGATCGATCCGCACTTCTTACCCCTGATGCAAATCTCCCTGGTGGAAGGCCACAACTTTACCGGGGCGGATGCCACCGATGCCAATTCAGTAATTGTCAATGAAGCATTCGCCAAAGAATTTAATGTGGCGCTGGGACAGCCTCTGCCTCAGCCGTTTGACCAGTTCAGGGTGACCGGCGTGGCGAAGGATTTTAATTTCGAAAGTCTGCATGAGCAGATCCATCCCCTGGTTATGACCACGAATATTCGTGGGATGTTCATGGCTGCTACGGACGTCAGTTTTGATGATTTTCCGAACCCAAAGCTGACCTTTAAGTTAGGTGCAGGCCAGATCGCTTCGACCATGTCCAGGATAGAAAAGATATGGAAAGACCTGGTTCCGGATCAGGCATTCCAGTATTCCTTTATGGATGATTCGATTGACCGGCAATACCGTACGGAGCGGCGCCTGGGTCAAATCGTTACCCTGGCGACCCTGCTGGCCTTGTTTATCGCCTGTCTGGGATTGTTTGGGATAGCCACTTTGACCACGGCACAGCGCATGAAGGAAATTGGGGTGCGCAAAGTACTTGGGGCATCCACTGGTGAAATATTGGTCTTGCTGAATAAACCATTGACACTGATCATTCTTCTGGCTACCGGTATCGCCATTCCGGTCGCCTGGTACCTGATGCAAAACTGGCTGACCAATTTTGCTTTCAGGATCAGTCCTTCCATCCTGGTCATGATAGGGGCAGGGTTGGGAGCGCTGTTTTTGGCGTTGGTTGCTGTGTCCTGGCAATCCTTCCATGCAGCCAGAAAAAGTCCCGTCCACTCATTACGAAACGAATAGGTTAAGAAAATCAACAGAATATCATGAAAGCGATACTCTTAAATCTGATCAAATCCGGTTTTCGCAGCCTTAAGCGAAACAGTGGATATTCGGCCATCAACATTCTGGGTTTAGCTGTTGGCCTGGCCAGTTTTTCATTCATTATGCTGTATGTCCGGGGAGAGCTGGGCTATGACAATTGGCATGAAAAGGGAGATCGCATATACCGCATGGCGCTGGAACGAAAATACCCCGGCCGTTCACGTTTTTATGCCATCATCCCCAATGGTTTCAGTCAAGTCGTAGCGCAGGACATTCCTGAGGTGGAAGAGACTTGCCGGTTATTTTATTTTAACGGGAATCAAACGACCATCAAGAAGGATGGCAATCTGTATGTTGAGGATAACTTCATGTGGGCGGACAGTAATTTCTTTGACCTGTTTTCTGTACCCTTACTGGAAGGCGATGCCAAAAAAGCCTTATCCCAGCCCCGCAGTGTCATCATCACCCAGCACATAGCCAAAAAATATTTCGGGGATGCAGATCCAATGGGGCAGATCCTGGACGTAGCCAATAACGATAATGATTTTAAAGTGACCGGTGTATGTGCCGATCTTCCGGAGAATACCCATTTGTCTTTTGATTTTCTGATTGCATCGGCGGACCTGGGCGCTTTTATTCAACAACCAAATTTCGTAGGTTTTTCGGCTTATACTTACCTTTTGCTGAAACCGGGTGCCGATCCGGTCGCCGTAGAATCCAAGTTGCCGGACATAGTCGTGAAATATGCCTCTGGTCAGATCCTGCAAAACTTTGGCGTGGATTATCCTACCTACCAGCAACAGGGGAATGGCTACCGCTATTTTCTGCAGAAACTGCCGGATATACACCTAAAATCCAATCTGGAGTCAGAAATCAAAGCACCGGGATCTCTGAAAAGAGTTCAGTTTTTCATTCTGATCGCCCTGTTGATCCTGCTCATCGCTGTCATTAATTTTATGAACCTGACAACGGCAAAATCAGCCAGCCGCGCCCGGGAAGTCGGTATCCGCAAGACGATGGGTTCATCACGGGGCGCCTTAGCCGGCCAGTTTTTTACAGAGGCAATACTGGTATCGTTAATTGCCGGAGTTTTGGCACTCGGCATAAATTTTTTAGCACTCCCCGGATTGAACACCCTCACGGGAAAGACCTTCACGTATCAAAACCTGATGAGTTGGTCGTTCCTGGGAATGCTGTTTGGGGCATCGCTGATCACCGGACTTATTTCCGGTACCTATCCGGCCACGTACCTGTCCTCCTTTAAGCCCATCGATGCATTCCGCGCTCACATATCGACCGGTGTTCAGCGGGTTATCCTGCGCAACGCACTGGTTGTATTGCAATTCAGCATCTCTGTATTTCTGATCATTGCGACCATCCTTATCTATAATCAGTTGAAATTCAGTCAGAATCAGGATCTGGGGTTTGATAAGGAAAACCTGTTGAATATCGGCGGCGGATTCAACCTGGAATTCCAGCAAGAGGAGACTTTCAAAAAAGAGTTGCGACAGCTGTCCGGCGTAGTCGCCGTCAGTGGTTGTAATAACCAGCCGGGTGATAATTATTTTGGCATGTCCTTTAAACCCATGGGAGCGGACGAAACTACCACAGGCTCTGGCCTGATCATCGACGATGGATATGTGGAATGCATGGATATGAAGATCCTGCAGGGAAGAAGTTTTTCGGAACAATTTACCGACTCACTGAATGTAGTGGTCAATGAGGCTGCTATCCGGGAAATGGGCCTCAAAGATCCGATAGGAAAGACGATGACCTCCAGCGATAACTTTCTTAACCCGGTGGAAGGAACTCCATCGGTGTACACCATTATTGGTGTCATTGAAGATTTTCATTTTCAATCGTTTCATCATCAGGTAACACCTCTGTTCTTAATTCATGATACCCGCAGTTTCCGCCCTGGCGTGGATGGTGTAATAACCGTTCGTCTGGCGGGTGGGAATATTCCGGCTACAGTAGAAACCATCCGGAAGATGTGGAATAAAATGGTGCCTGAAGTACCATTTTCGTATACCTTCCTGGATGACGACTGGTCAAAACTGTACACCAGTGAAATGACCATGCGCAAAGTCTTCGGCGTCTTTTGTCTCATCGCCATCTTCATTGCATGCCTCGGATTATTTGCTCTGGCAGCCTACACGATTGAAAAACGGGCCAAAGAAATAGGCATTCGCAAGGTCCTGGGAGCGTCCGATGAAACCATTGTCGGATTGTTGTCCAAAGACTTCCTCAGGCTGGTATTGATTGCAATTGTGCTGGCCAGCCCGATAGCCTGGTATGTGATGCATCAATGGTTACAGGGTTTTGCCTACCGGATTCCCATTCACTGGTGGGTTTTTCTCCTGGCGGGTGGTGCAGCTGTGCTGATTGCATTTCTCACGGTGAGTTTTCAAAGCATAAAAGCGGCAATGAACAGTCCGATCAAATCATTACGGAGTGAATAGTCCAACTAAATAATTCGATTATGATCAAGCATAATTTGAAACTGGCCTTTCGCAGCCTCGTCCAACAAAAAGGTATCACGGTTATTCATTTAATCGGCTTATCATTTGGCCTGGCCAGTTGTCTGCTTATTGGTAGCTACATCTATAATGAATACAGCTACGACCGGTACAATCACAATGCCGATCGTATTTACAGGATCAGCCGGGAATTTATCAACCGAGATGGTTCGCGTCAGCTTCATCTGGGGCACCTGGCACCCCCGTTTGCCCCTCTGTTGAAAAGCGACTACCCGGATATTGAGCAGATCGTCCGTATGTTGGAAACGAACCTTACGTTCCGCAAGGATGACAACATTTTTGATGTTGAAAAGGTCTTTATCGCCGAGCCTTCCTTTTTTCAAATCTTTGATGTTGACCTGATCGAAGGAGATACCGCCAGTGCGCTGGATAATGCATTTACGCTTCTCTTGAGTGAGTCCATGGCTAAGAAATTTTTCGGTAACGAGGATCCGTTGGACAAGACGATGGTCGGGATGGGCCAGTATAATTTTCAGGTATCCGGCGTGTTTAAGGACTTTCCTCCGGAGTCCCATTTTCACCCGGATATTCTCGCCGCCTTCAACACCTTACGGGACTCAACCATTTATGGCGAAGAAGGATTGCGTACCAATTGGGGAAACAACTCCTTTTCAACGTTCATCCTTTTGCCCAGGAATTATCCATCTCAACAGCTTGAAGCGCAATTCCCTTCATTTGTAGACAAGTATATGACGGGTGTTTATGGCAATCAAAGTAAACCCAGCGATCGTACCAAGCTGCATCTGATGCCGCTCACGGATATTCATTTGCATTCCCATCTGGATTCGGAGATAGAAGAAAATGGCGACATCAAACGCATCTATATCTTTGCGGTCATCGCTTTGCTGATCCTGCTCATTGCCTGCTTCAATTACATGAATCTTTCCACAGCCCGGTCAGCAATACGCGCCAAGGAGATTGGCGTTCGTAAGGTGGTTGGAGCCCGCCGGACAGAGATCATGCAGCAGTTCTTAGGAGAATCTGTTGTGCTCACCCTGGTTGCCGCTGTCATTGCCGTGGGACTTTGCTGGCTGGCTTTCCCGGTGGTCAACCAGTTACTAAATATCCATCTGCAATTCAGCAAGCTGCCACTGTTTGGTGTGGTGGGGTTGATCGTCGCGGTGGCTGTAATTACGGGCCTTCTGGCGGGAATTTATCCGGCGGTCTTTTTGTCGGCCATGCGTCCGCTTGGTATGCTGAAAGGCGATCAGTCCCGTGGAACCGGCGGTGGATCAGGAGCGTTGCGCAAAGTCCTGGTCGTTATGCAGTTTGCTATCTCCGGAACTTTGATCATAGCCACGATCGTGGTGTTCCGTCAGTTGAGCTATATGCAGAACAAGGACCTGGGACTGGATCAGGACCAGGTGATCACCATTAATTTTTATCGCAACCTGGCTCCCCAGTTTGAGAGCTTTAAGCATGAGTTATTGGCAAATCCGTCTATCCGCGATGTAGCCAGGAGCTCCAGGATACCTTCCGGCAGGCTTTTGGACAGTTATGGTTCTGCTGAGGTACAGCTATCGGGTGATTCGCTGGAAAAGCCGGCTGCTGATCTGAAGACGTTGTTGATCGATGAAGCATTTGTGCCGACGTACGACATTAGGCTGACAGCTGGAGATAATTTCCGTGATTTTGATAAAACGGGTAATATCATACTCAATGAGACAGCCATCAAAGACCTCGGTTTTAGCTCGCCTGCAGAGGCAATAGGTAAACGCATTAAATATGCCGGCAGGGATACCTATATCACCGGGGTTCTTCATGACTTTAACTTTGAAAGCCTGCATCAGGACATCCAGGCTATGATTATGATCAAGCCTTCTGACAGTACCAACTACAACTGGTTATCAATCAAGATGGCCGGACAAAACCTTTCAGAGGGAATCGTCCACCTGGAGAAAACATGGAAGCAATTCTTACCGATGTTTCCGTTTAATTATCAATTTGTGGATCAGCAATTTGGTGAATTGTACCAGGCCGAACAGCGCCAGGGTAAAATGTTCATCGCCTTTGCCTTGCTGGCAATCCTGGTGGCTTGCCTGGGATTATTGGGCCTGACTGCATTTGTGGTTCAGCAAAAAGTCAAAGAGATCGGTATACGCAAAGTGCTGGGGGCAAGTACAGCTTCCATTGTCACTATGCTGAACAAAGACTTCCTAAAGCTGGTCCTGTTGGCGCTGGTGATCGCCAGCCCGCTGGCCTGGTACCTGATGCACCGCTGGCTCGAAGACTTCGCCTATCGCATTCAGATCCCTTGGTGGGCATTTCTTATTGCCATCGTTGTGGCAGCACTGGTGGCCTCACTAACCATCAGTTTTCAAAGCATCAAAGCCGCACTGGCCAATCCGGTTAAATCATTAAGAAATGAGTAAGTAAAAACCTGACTGACTATGTTACGAACTTATCTTAAGATCGCCTGGCGTAATTGGCGCAATCAACGTTTTTATACGTTGATCAATACGGTCGGACTGGCATTGGGCCTGACCAGCTTTCTGTTCATTTTTCTTTATGTAAACTATGAATTGAGTTTTGATCGCTCTTTGCCCAATGCTGACCGTGTTTACCGGTTCAACTTCATGGCAAAGCTGGGGGATCAGCTCGCTCATACAGCAGCTTCGCCAAAACCGGCGGGTCCGGAGTTCATGCAAAGGATACCGGAAATTGAAACTTTTTGCCGTCTGAGAAAGTGGGGAAACCATGTCGTGCATTTGGAAAATCAATCGTTCAATGAGGAAGTCGTTTATGCTGACAGTACGTTTTTCCGGGTCTTCCCGTTCAAACTCCTGGAAGGTGATCCGCTCACAGCACTCCAGTCGCCTACTTCGGTGGTATTAACCCAGCAGGCAGCCAGGAAATATTTCGGTGATCAGGATGCGGTCGGTCAGCATCTCAGGATTGGTGATGTTGAACTGCAGGTCACAGCTGTTATCACGGACCTGCCTAAGAATATGCATTTTCATTTTGATTTCTTCAGGTCCATGTCCGGCCTTAACCTGGAATGGGACAACGATTGGGGAAGCACAAATTATTACAATTATTTCCTGTTGCGAAAAGGAGCCGACCCCGGAGAAGTTTCACGGAAAGCTACCCAGATCCTTGATGAACACCTGGCTAAGGTGATCAAAGACTATTTGGGTACCTCGTGGGAAGATTTTACGGCTGCAGGCAATTATGCAAATGCCGTAATATTTCCAGTAACAGACATTCATTTGTACAGTCATCTGGAAGATGAGCTTAGCCCGAACAGTGACGGTAAATACATAACCATTTTTGGAATAATCGGATTATTTATTCTGGGCCTTGCCTGCATCAACTTCATGAATCTGTCCAGCGCCCGTTCTACGGTACGTGCTAAAGAAGTTGGAGTAAGAAAGACGCTGGGAGCCAGACGTGGTGAGCTCGCCTGGCAATTTTTATTCGAGAGCAGTTTGATGAGCCTGTTTGCGCTCATAGTAACACTGATTGCTGCTCCATTCCTGTTGCCTTATTTTAATCAGCTTTCTGGTAAACAGTTGTCGAATCATGTTTTATGGAATCCGGCTTTGTTGGCAGGGGGCATACTCTTTACGTTGCTTGTAGGCCTGATATCCGGAAGTTATCCGGCCTTTCTGTTGTCCAGGTTCCAACCGGTTAAGGTGCTGAAGAGTAACTCGACCCAGACCGGTAACACTTCAGGCTGGAATTGGACGGGGTCTATTCGGAGTGCTCTGGTGGTATTTCAGTTTGTCACAACGACTGTTCTACTGGTGGGTGCACTGGTGGTGAGCAAGCAACTACATTTTATTCAGAACAAGAAATTAGGCTTTAACAAGGAGCAGGTTCTGGTATTGCAAGATCCCTACCTGGCTGGGGA harbors:
- a CDS encoding ABC transporter permease; translation: MIRNYFLVAWRNLTSQRLYSSINLLGLTIGTAVVILLLAHVRDELTFDQFHPNADRISRAWVKEHADGNVFFNTITPYVLGPVLENNIPEVESVTRYMTFPVQFKEETQVGQEDVHAVEPSFLRMFGFELLQGDPDRVLSEPNSIVLTESMAQRYFGEPRPIGKTLKVYMDDWSDFRVTGVMADPPVNSSLQFTSLVPLATFKNRLSENGQVSWTNVNVETYVLLKPGADRLAVEKKIQPLMDAQVAKIYDPGEYEVGLQPLTDIHLDDAFPVGFVPVSNPRYPYILGAIGLLILLLAGINFTTLAVGRSMTRAKEVGIRKTTGATRGQLIGQYWVESVLTATIAVIAGFIVARVLLPYFNELSDKHLNLSLNGNMILFLGALALLTGLLAGIYPAMIVSGFKPIQALQGNNNTGKQQKFGTLRGLVGAQFTISILLIICTWTMSQQLHFLQNKDLGYNHDQLVVIPYLEEKSFIADMFESGKALRQRILTELGSESGVQDIGVSTNALGTPGWVKLGYTDAQSRQFRQFTTTAIDPHFLPLMQISLVEGHNFTGADATDANSVIVNEAFAKEFNVALGQPLPQPFDQFRVTGVAKDFNFESLHEQIHPLVMTTNIRGMFMAATDVSFDDFPNPKLTFKLGAGQIASTMSRIEKIWKDLVPDQAFQYSFMDDSIDRQYRTERRLGQIVTLATLLALFIACLGLFGIATLTTAQRMKEIGVRKVLGASTGEILVLLNKPLTLIILLATGIAIPVAWYLMQNWLTNFAFRISPSILVMIGAGLGALFLALVAVSWQSFHAARKSPVHSLRNE
- a CDS encoding ABC transporter permease, translated to MKAILLNLIKSGFRSLKRNSGYSAINILGLAVGLASFSFIMLYVRGELGYDNWHEKGDRIYRMALERKYPGRSRFYAIIPNGFSQVVAQDIPEVEETCRLFYFNGNQTTIKKDGNLYVEDNFMWADSNFFDLFSVPLLEGDAKKALSQPRSVIITQHIAKKYFGDADPMGQILDVANNDNDFKVTGVCADLPENTHLSFDFLIASADLGAFIQQPNFVGFSAYTYLLLKPGADPVAVESKLPDIVVKYASGQILQNFGVDYPTYQQQGNGYRYFLQKLPDIHLKSNLESEIKAPGSLKRVQFFILIALLILLIAVINFMNLTTAKSASRAREVGIRKTMGSSRGALAGQFFTEAILVSLIAGVLALGINFLALPGLNTLTGKTFTYQNLMSWSFLGMLFGASLITGLISGTYPATYLSSFKPIDAFRAHISTGVQRVILRNALVVLQFSISVFLIIATILIYNQLKFSQNQDLGFDKENLLNIGGGFNLEFQQEETFKKELRQLSGVVAVSGCNNQPGDNYFGMSFKPMGADETTTGSGLIIDDGYVECMDMKILQGRSFSEQFTDSLNVVVNEAAIREMGLKDPIGKTMTSSDNFLNPVEGTPSVYTIIGVIEDFHFQSFHHQVTPLFLIHDTRSFRPGVDGVITVRLAGGNIPATVETIRKMWNKMVPEVPFSYTFLDDDWSKLYTSEMTMRKVFGVFCLIAIFIACLGLFALAAYTIEKRAKEIGIRKVLGASDETIVGLLSKDFLRLVLIAIVLASPIAWYVMHQWLQGFAYRIPIHWWVFLLAGGAAVLIAFLTVSFQSIKAAMNSPIKSLRSE
- a CDS encoding ABC transporter permease; the encoded protein is MIKHNLKLAFRSLVQQKGITVIHLIGLSFGLASCLLIGSYIYNEYSYDRYNHNADRIYRISREFINRDGSRQLHLGHLAPPFAPLLKSDYPDIEQIVRMLETNLTFRKDDNIFDVEKVFIAEPSFFQIFDVDLIEGDTASALDNAFTLLLSESMAKKFFGNEDPLDKTMVGMGQYNFQVSGVFKDFPPESHFHPDILAAFNTLRDSTIYGEEGLRTNWGNNSFSTFILLPRNYPSQQLEAQFPSFVDKYMTGVYGNQSKPSDRTKLHLMPLTDIHLHSHLDSEIEENGDIKRIYIFAVIALLILLIACFNYMNLSTARSAIRAKEIGVRKVVGARRTEIMQQFLGESVVLTLVAAVIAVGLCWLAFPVVNQLLNIHLQFSKLPLFGVVGLIVAVAVITGLLAGIYPAVFLSAMRPLGMLKGDQSRGTGGGSGALRKVLVVMQFAISGTLIIATIVVFRQLSYMQNKDLGLDQDQVITINFYRNLAPQFESFKHELLANPSIRDVARSSRIPSGRLLDSYGSAEVQLSGDSLEKPAADLKTLLIDEAFVPTYDIRLTAGDNFRDFDKTGNIILNETAIKDLGFSSPAEAIGKRIKYAGRDTYITGVLHDFNFESLHQDIQAMIMIKPSDSTNYNWLSIKMAGQNLSEGIVHLEKTWKQFLPMFPFNYQFVDQQFGELYQAEQRQGKMFIAFALLAILVACLGLLGLTAFVVQQKVKEIGIRKVLGASTASIVTMLNKDFLKLVLLALVIASPLAWYLMHRWLEDFAYRIQIPWWAFLIAIVVAALVASLTISFQSIKAALANPVKSLRNE
- a CDS encoding ABC transporter permease, with the translated sequence MLRTYLKIAWRNWRNQRFYTLINTVGLALGLTSFLFIFLYVNYELSFDRSLPNADRVYRFNFMAKLGDQLAHTAASPKPAGPEFMQRIPEIETFCRLRKWGNHVVHLENQSFNEEVVYADSTFFRVFPFKLLEGDPLTALQSPTSVVLTQQAARKYFGDQDAVGQHLRIGDVELQVTAVITDLPKNMHFHFDFFRSMSGLNLEWDNDWGSTNYYNYFLLRKGADPGEVSRKATQILDEHLAKVIKDYLGTSWEDFTAAGNYANAVIFPVTDIHLYSHLEDELSPNSDGKYITIFGIIGLFILGLACINFMNLSSARSTVRAKEVGVRKTLGARRGELAWQFLFESSLMSLFALIVTLIAAPFLLPYFNQLSGKQLSNHVLWNPALLAGGILFTLLVGLISGSYPAFLLSRFQPVKVLKSNSTQTGNTSGWNWTGSIRSALVVFQFVTTTVLLVGALVVSKQLHFIQNKKLGFNKEQVLVLQDPYLAGDNLRALKEQLLQLHDVSSVSVSGNLPVNTSDNAGSTIRGRVIDQEHTTLSNNWWVDFDYLKTMGMEIVAGRDFSHSISTDSSAVIINETMARKYGYPQNDVIGQEVNFIQDGQQLDIHTIVGVVRDFNFASLHNQIEPLALFRGVSRSFMSIRLNTADLDHFIHDLQNLWERMAPSQPFVFSFLDERFNALYESEIRIGNITNLFAFLAIFIACMGLLGLATFTVQQRTREIGIRKVLGASVQGIVVLLSGEFLKLVILALIIATPIAWIMMHRWLEDFAYRIPVPWWAFVLAGIIAISVAFFTISFNSIRAALANPTKSLHNE